Sequence from the Priestia megaterium genome:
ATAGTGCAGAAATTCGAAGAGCAATATCTTCAGAGAATCAAAACAGCTTGTGATTTATTTAAAGAGAAAATAGAGAATCAAGGGATTAAACATTTAAAATTTATATTCTTTTTATTGCCTTTTAAAGATGTTTCAGAAGTTCGTACGAAATTTTATAGAAAGTTAAAGGGTGGTTTTGATGAATAAAGAGCTCTCTGATAAAATTTGGAAAAAGGAAGAATTTATAAAAGATTATGAGTTACTTTTGTCAGAAGGGTTCAAAAAATCTTTTTCTTTATTTAAAGAAGATTCACAGTTATCTTTGCTGTCTTTAAAGCGTTTATTGGAAAGTGCAACGATATTTTCAACTACAGAAGAGAAAGAGTATAAAGAAGCAGCCTATAAAATAGCAATTAATTCATTATTATTATTTAAAGATAATCTTGAAAATTTACATGAATTAATAGAATTTATAATGTTAAGGTTGGGGAATTTTCCTGCAATTGATTTAATGAGCAAAAAAGGGTTAAAAAGCGATGCTCATGATAAAACCTTGCCTTTTCTTTCTGTTGTAGAGTCCATTCAAAAAACACAAGAAAATACCTTGCAAATAAAAGATAATAGTTTTAAATTAACTGATTTCCAAAAAGAATTATGGGGATATTTAGGGTTAGGTCTAACAGTTTCTTTAAGTGCGCCTACTTCAGCAGGGAAGTCTTTTATCTTACAAAATTTTATTATGGATAAACTAATTACTAATAATAGATTTAATGCTATTTATGTAGTCCCTTCTAGAGCTCTGATTACACAAGTTTCTAATACATTAATGAAATCCATGAAAGATAATAATTTAACCAATGTTTCAATAAGTACCGTTCCAAACATTTCAAAAGATAATCATTATGAAAAAGAAGTTTATGTATTGACCCAAGAGAGATTACAGATTTTGCTAAAAGATCATCCGGAAAAAGTTTTTGATCTTGTAATCGTGGATGAATCTCAGTTAATATCGGATGATGATAGAGGGGTTATTTTACAATTTGTATTAGAAAATTTATTAAATATCCATAAAGAGACTCAAATAATTTTTGCTTCTCCTCTTACAGAAAATCCACAGTTATTACCTAAAATTTTCGGGATTGAAAAGTTTAAAAGCATTAAGGAAGAAGAAAGTTCTGTTTCACAAAATTTAATATTTTTAAACGTAGAGAATAATCAAATACAATTAGAAACGCAAATCAATCAAAACAAGGTATTACTTGGAACAGAAACACTAAGCTTTAATGATAGAGAAGCGTCCTTGCTGTCAAAGATAGCAGTTCAATTTGGAATGGGGCATAATAATTTAGTTTACGCTGGTGGACAAGCAAAAAGTGAATTAATCGCAAAAGAAATTTCGAATTTGTTGACAGAAGAAACTGAAGATGAAACAATCTTACATTTTATTGATTTTATAAAAGATTATATCCATGAAGAATACGAACTGGTTCACTCATTAAAGAAAGGGGTAGCCTTTCATTACGGAAATATCCCTGCAATAATTAGATCAACAATAGAAGATTTATATAGTCAAGGTAAACTAAAGTATTTAGTTAGCACCAGCACTCTCCTACATGGAATTAATTTACCAATACAAAATTTATTTTTAGAAAACCCAACAAAAGGTTCTAAAAATACCTCTGAAGGAAGAAAGGACATTCCCATAGCCCCTTTAGAGTTTTGGAATTTAGCTGGAAGGGCAGGGAGGATGGGAATAGACTTTCAGGGGAATGTTTTTATTATAAATATAAAGGATTGGATAGAGAATCCTTTGAACAATCAATTAGATAAAAATGTTGAAATAAAGCCAGCATTTCAGAGACATTTGGTTGAAGATAGTAGTCAACTAATTTCTTTTATAAAAGATAAAGGTCATACTTCAGGTAACCCGGATTCTCAAGGTCTTGAAACAACCTTCGTTAAACTTTATACACATTTTTTGAGTGATACTTTAAATCAAACTTTTGATAACTTAGATTCCCCAGTTAGCGAAACTGTAAGGAATGATATAAGTAGTGCTCTTAAAGAAATGTATAAAGAACTTGAGATTCCGGGTTCGCTAGTGAGAAACAATATCTCTATTTCACCGTATAGGCAAGAACAAATGTTACAATACTTAATAAAAAAAATAGACAAAGAAGGTCCTACAAAATTTATTCCGTTGCATCCTTTAAGAGACTGGAAAGAGGTTTATGATAACTACCTTTGGACGTTCAAAAGAATTCATACAAATCTTCAAAAGATACCTGGTAAAGATCGTTCTCATTTTTACTTTGCTCCTTTAGCTATTAGGTGGATGAGGGGAGAATCATTTTCTGGACTAATCCAAGATGCCTATGATTTTAAAAATAAAAACATGAAAGGAACCCCAAATATATCTACAGTAATTAGAGAAGTAATGTCTAATATAGAAAAACAGTTAAGATTTCGATATGTAAAATATTTTAGTTGCTATTTAGATATCTTAAAATTTGCATTAGATCAAACAGGTAACTCATCATGGAAGGAGAATATCCCTAATATTTCATTATATTTAGAGTTGGGCGCTAGTTCTAGGACTATGATTAGCTTTATGGAATTAGGCTTGTCTAGGGCTACAGCAAGTATATTAACGATAGTAGTAAAGAACAATAATTTAAATACTGAAGATGTAAAGAAGTGGTTATCTAAAGTTGATTTAGAGAAATTGTCACTTCCACTTGTTTGCAAAGAAGAGATAATTAATTTGTTTATATATAATAAACTAACGCGACCTTAAATAAAGCGTATTTCAAATAGTTCATTTCATAGTTCTATCAAGTACTTTTGTTTGTTACATTACAAACTAATCAAAACTATCCCAATAGAGTAAACCCTATTGGGATAGTTCTGTTTTCACGAAATTGCTATAATTAGAGTGTCCCATATGACTTATCCCAAAATGGAGGTGGGAAAATGCGTAAAATAGGGTATTGTCGAGTAAGTTCATCAGATCAAAATCCTAAAAGACAAATTATACAGCTGCAAGAAATAGGCTGTGAAATTATTTATCAAGAACATACCTCTGGAGCTTCAACAAACCGTCCTGAATTACAAAAAATGTTAAGTGATTTGAAAGAAGATGACACTATTCATGTTACAGATTTGACCCGTATAACTAGAAGTACAAAAGATCTATTTGAGCTTATAGATTATATAAAGGAAAAGAGAGCTAACCTTAATTCTTTAAAGGATAATTGGCTTAACCTTTCGGAAAATAATCCTTATAGTCACTTTCTTATTACAGTAATGGCTGGTGTAAATCAATTGGAAAGAGATTTGATAAGGATGAGGCAAAGAGAAGGAATTGAGCTTGCTAAGGAAGAAGGAAAGTATCAGGGAAGATTGAGAAAATATCATGAAAAGCATGCTGGAATGAATTACGCAATAAAACTTTATAATGAAGGAAATATGACTGTAAAACAAATATGCGATATCACCAATGTATCTAGATCAGCTTTATATAGAAATATAAAAAATAATAAATCAAGTTTATTGAAATGATTTATTAAAAAACTTGTTATAAACACTTATAAGGGGAAACATGTTAACACTGTTTCCCTTATAAGCCTTTCATTTCTTAAGCTGTCTTTACTTCTAGTTAAGTACAATACTCGTCATTAAACCTAGATAAATACTTATAAGAAAACAGAATCCAAAAAAAACGGCTAATACGGGAATTGTTTTCTTATAAAAGCTAAGAAAAATCATAAAAAGAAACAGAATCCCAAAGGAAAAAGCAACTATCCCTTGTAATGAAGCTATTATTTCTAAATTGACTGGCGTTTTAATAGAGCTCCCAAGTAAATCTATAACCCACCTCGCTGCACCTTCAGATTTGACTGTAAGATTAATATCATGTGGTGGGGAAATGTGCCTAAAATTCCTGTGAAAAAGAAAACCACTAGGATACTTATGCACTCTGCTTTTACCCAAGGTTTGGGATAGGGGAAAAAGCCAATTGGTGGTTAGCTACTACTTGCAGTTTTCCTGTGCTGTAATTTACTTTTACGTCTTGTATATCTTTTAAAGTCTTTAGAATTTTTTCAATAGTAGCAGCACAAGCAGGACAATCCATTCCATATACTCGATATTCGTTTTTTTCTCCTGTTCCATCTGAAACATGTTCTTCCTCTTCAGATGCTGAACTGTAACTACAACAACTTGACTTAAGTTGTAGATGTTCTTCTTTAGTTAAGGCAATACTATCTGAGCTGCAGCAACTATCTATCTTTATTTCACTTGACGTGTTGCTGCTACAATAAGTTGATTGTTGTTCTTTAGGTTTTTCCTCAACTACCTTAGAGCTGCTTAAACTACAACAGCTTGATTTCTTCTGATAATCTTCCTCTTTTAATAAAGCAATACTATTTGAACTACAGCAACTATCGCTTTTCACTTCATTTTCTAATTTTGTTGAAGGGTTGCTACTGCAACAACTTATATTTGATTCATCTTGTTCATTTTTGTGTGCCATTTCTTCCAACTCCTCATATAGTAAGAAAAGCTTAAATCGTAATTTCTTCCTTCTCAGTAAACAGGACTTGAATCAACTGCTTAATATGTTCATCATTCAAAGAATAAAAAGCTAGTTTTCCTTCTTTACGGTAGCTTGCAATTCCCATATTACGAAGAAGTCTCAAATGATGAGAAGCTGTTGCTACTGTAGACCCAACAATATTAGCTACGTCACAAACACATAATTCTTCTCCCTTATACAAAGCAAGGACAAGCTTCAATCTTGTTTCATCTGCTAAAGCTTTTAAGGTCTTCGTTACACCTTGAGCTTTCTCAACATCTATAGAAGACTTAATACGATTAACTTTTTCTTCGTTATAACAATAAATATCGCAACGGTCTTTTGCCATAATTTCCTCCTTATATTCAAACATTCAAATGTGTATTTGTTTATAATGTATGCCATTTTCAAAGAGTGTTCAAATGTTTATTTGATTATTTTTTGAAACAAGAACTAAATTGATTATAAAAAAACATATGCTGGGTAACAGAGGATAGTTTAAGGTTGATGCAAAAAGGGGGAAAGACATGAAATGTCTTAAAGCATTGAAAGTATTTTATGTACTTTTAGCTGTAGTGGGAGCCATTCTAGCTATCGTTTCTTACTTTCAGCATTCACTTTACTTGAAGTCATTTGGCCTTGTTTTGTTAGGAGCATCGCTCATTTTTAATGGTTACGCTACTCATTTAGAGTGGAAAGGAAAAGGGCCCTTTCTATACATGGGCATAGGTCTAATAGTGATTGTGATAGCTATAGGTGGATTCACTGAGGCATGGTAACTATTAATGTTAATGAAGAAAAGTATATATAGTTAAACTATATATAGAATGTTTTAAATTCTAACATCTAAGAACAACCTAACTATCCTCATTTCTAATAAAGTTGTCTTTCCAAGTTTTATCTCTTATTTATGTAGTAGGTTCTTATTTAGCTGCTCGTTATATAACGAAAAGAAAAGCAATGAAAAAGAAATGAGCACAAACAGCATAAGATTTAAGCAATAAAAAAGGGCAAACCTTTTGGATTTGCTCTTTTTTATGAGTGGATACTCTTCTTTCTATTGAACATCTTTAAAACCTAGGTATGATTGCTTTTTCTTCGAATAGGTTAATTGTAAATACCAATATAGCCGAAAGGAAGTAACAGTTATGCATATAGAAATGAATTTGTTATTCACTATAGGTTCATTACTTGGCTTGTTAGTAGGTGGTGGCCTCCTTAAAATAGTAAGCTATGTAGTTCAGGGAAGGATCCAGTTTATGTATGCCATTTGTGGAGGAATATTATTAGGATTATTGTTCTTCGATATCCTTCCTTCTACTTGGCATATATACGACCTACAAGGAGTGCTATTAGGAATTGTTGTAGGATATATCATCATGCTATGTATTGACCTCTTTTTGCATAAACAAAATAGTGAAATTTCACCTTTACAGGCACTCATTTTATTAACAGTAGCTATATTCTTTCATAATGTAATTACTGGTATTACATTCGGTATAACCGATATACACCAGTCAACTTCTGTGTTTGTAGCCACCATTTTACACCAGATTCCAGAGGGCATGGCAATCATGACTGTTCTTTCTGTAGCAAAAGTACCGCAATTATTCTTTTTACTAATTATAATCTTCTTATCTCTATCCTTAGGTGGTAGTTTATTAATTGGAGAAAGCGTACAAGCTTCCTCACTTAAATTACAAGCTTTATCGACTGGGGGAGCAATCGGTACATTGTCCTTCGTTATCTTTCATGAAGTAATAGGCAAGGCTATAACTCATTTTAGACGTCTACATGTATGGATGCTTATAGGCTTAGGGGTATTAATTATTTACTTTTATCAGTATTCCCTTTCACTGTTTCACGGTCATTAAAGGGATTTTGTTATGAGTTGTTTTAAAAACGACAAGAATGATGGATATACCTTGTAGGTTGAACTTTTCCTTACTATTATAGAGTTAGTTACTAATATAATAGTAGGAAAGGGTGTCTTAGTTGCATAAAAAGTCTTTAGTTGTATTAATCATGTTAATAGTAAGCATAGTTTCTACAGCTTGTTCAAGTTCAAGTACAAGTGAAGAAACGGCTAGTAAGGAAAAAACAAATGCTACAGAGAAAGAGCATCAACAACATTCCGAACACGTTAGTGGTGACATTAGGGAAGAAACAGCAAGCAATGAAATCTTGCCTGAATTTTTAAAGAATAAATCAGAAGATATGCAGGTTATTTATGCAAGTGTTGCCCAAAATAAAGAACTATTAGAGAATATTCCATGCTATTGTGGATGTGGAGAATCGGCAGGACATAAAAATAACTATGATTGCTTTATCTATGAGAATAAAGAAAATGGAAAGGTAGTATGGGATGACCATGGAACAAAATGTGGGGTTTGTCTTGAAATTGCAGCACAGTCAGTTTCTGATTTAAAGTCAGGAAAATCAATCAAACAAATCCGTCAATCAATTGATGAAAAATATAAAAGTGGATATGCAAAACCAACACCTACTCCTGAAATTTAAGTTCGAGTTCCTCAATAATAAACAATATTATGATTTATCATAAAAGAATCCCCAGACAATATTGCTGCCTGGGGATTCTTTTATTCAGGTTTGTTATTTGCATTTGAATCTGGTGTGAAAGAAGGTTTATACCCCTTATATTTTACTGCTGTGACCATTCCGGCCGAAGCATGATGTAAATCATGACAGTGAAACATCCAGTTTCCAGGACTGTCAGCCTTGAATGCCACAACATATTCTTCACCTGGTTTAACATTCAGCGTATCTTTCATTAGTGGTGAACCTTCTATCGGCTTTCCGTTTTTACTCAACACTTGAAAGAAATGTCCATGTAAATGCATTGGATGATCAGCTGATTTAGATGTGTTTTTCAACGTTACTTTAACTACATCACCTTCTTTTACATTTAAAGGTTCAGTATTAGGATAGGTTCTATTGTTGATTGTATAAACCATACTATTGTCTTTCATAGCTGTACCAAGATTCATTTTATATTCAACGTCGTATTTACTATCAAGAGAAAATTCACTTTTTGTAGTTTTACCATATTTAGTGATATCTACATTTGGTATAGATTCTTCTGGATTTAGTTTATCATTAGCTTTCTTTGAGTTATCATAAACGATTTTAGCAACCATATTTTTAGTAGCATCGGTATCATCATGAGATTCAATATATGATGTACCAGGGTTGTTAGCTTTGAATACTAAATCGTATCGTTCACCTGGAGCAACTGTCACCGTTTGATCTTTTATAATAGCAGGATTGTTAATTGGTTGCCCATCTGTTGAGACAATTTTAAATTCATATCCATGTAAGTGTATCTTATGAGAGATATATCCTGCATTGACTAAGCGAATTTTTACTGTATCTCCTTCAGTAACTTTTAGGGTTTCCATATTATTTGCACTTTTTCCATTAATGGTATAAAGATCATACATGCTCATATCATCTTCCATATCCATATTCATATTCATTCCATCCATGCTTTCGGTTGAGTTATCTGTATCGTTCTTATTTTCTTCACTTGTCATGGATCCATGATCCATACCTTCCATGCTACTCTCACCGGACGAAATCCATTCATCTAAAACAAGTGTATAATCTTTATCTACTTTTTCTTCATTTTTTCCTTCTACAATCAGCGTTCCATATAAACCTTTGTCTATTTGATTGACGCTATCCTGATGTGAATGATACCAATATGTTCCCGGAACAGAAGCTGTAAATTCATAAATGAATGTTTTACCCGGCTGTACAGCATTCATAGTGACTCCAGGAATCCCATCTTGACTATTTGGAACAGGAAGTCCATGCCAGTGGATTGTTACAGGTTCAGATAATTCATTTTTTAAGTTGATTTTAACCTTATCTCCTTGTTTGACTCGAATTTGGGATCCAGGGACAGAACCATCATATGTCCAAACAGGTAATTTCGTTCCATTACCAAAATCATGTGTAGCTTCTTTAGCAGTTAGAGTGAATTCCTTTCCTGTCTTTACTTGTGTTGTTCGAGTAGAAGGGAATTTTTCTTTTTTACTTTGTTCTCCCTTGTTTGTATTATCCATGTTAGACATATCGTGATTGTTCCTGTCTTCTTCTTTCATGTTAGACATATCATGCCCTTTCATACTGTCTTCACTATTAGAGCAAGCAACTCCAATGACAACTAACAATGCTAAAATTAAAGTAAGCCATAACTTTTTCACTACAGCACCTCCATATTAATTTAAATATGTCTACAATGTAATTTATAATTGTGCAGAATGTTTGCAGATACTGTAAATAATTAATGGCTTACGAAATTTGTCTAAAGATAATTTTGAATTATTACCCAATCTGCACACTTTCTTCACATATTTTTTCTAAAATTTGTTGAAGGCTAAGTTAAAGGACGTGAAAACATGAATAGACTCTCATTAAAACTTGGCTTATTGTTTCTAGCTTTCATTCTATTGATTGAGGTTGGCTTATTTTTTTATCTATATACTGGGCTGGCTGGCACGAGAATTTCAGAGGAATTAGAAAGTTTAAGACTACGAGGGAACAGTCATCGTGAGGTATTAGAGAAACACCATGATTCTGCTCCCCTAAGCCATGTCGCTTTGATGGAATCAGAAGCAGAGACAGATGTAATTATTACAGATAAAGATGGAAAAATTATACGGACTTCTAGTCCTTTAGTAAAAGGAGCTAGAAAAGCTGTAGAACAATGGCAAGGCTATTCTCTTAGGTATAAAGGGGAAATTATGCAAGGGGATTGGAAAAACAAACCCTATATTGCAACTGCCTCTCCCATTAGAATAAACCAAAAAAACGTCGGAACTGTGTACATGTTTGAAAATACTAAAGATATACAAGATATGATAGCTAGGCTTCAACATCATTTTTATATAGTCGGAGTTATTTCAGTGTTATTTTCAATTATCACTGTTTTTGCGCTTTCTAAATTTATAACACTCCCTCTTATAAGAATGAAACAAGCAACTCAAAAGCTTAGTCAAGGAGATTTTTCTGTAAAGCTGGGTGCACATTCAAGAGATGAATTGGGCCAGTTAGGAACATCTATTCAAATCCTTGCTAATGAACTACATCGTTTAAAGGAAGAACGTAACGAATTTTTAAGTAGCATATCACATGAACTACAAACCCCTCTTATGTACTTAAAAGGGTATGCTGATGTAGCGAAACGCCAATCAAACAGTGAAATGGAAAGAAATAAATACCTTAATATCATTGAAGAGGAAGCTCAAAGGCTATCTCAACTAGTTAAAGATCTATTTCAACTTGCTCAACTTGATCAACATACATTTTTAATTCAAAAACAGAATGTAAAATTATACTCCTATTTACATCATATAACTCAGCATTTTGATCTGGCCTTAAAAGAAAAAGATATTCAACTACATTTAAATTGCCCACGAGAAATTGAGGCGAATATTGACCCTGAAAGATTCCAGCAAGTTGTTGTTAACTTATTAGATAATGCATTGAAGTATTCTGATAATGGATCCGAAATTTTAGTAATAGTGCGAGAACTACCTAAAAAAGTTACGATCACCTTTAAAGATCAAGGAGGAGGAATTCCTTCAAAAGATCTTCCCTATGTCTTTGATAAATTATATAGAGTAGAAAAATCACGATCAAGGAAAAGTGGGGGTTATGGTTTAGGATTATCTATTGTAAAAGAAATTGTGGAAGCTCATGGAGGAGAAGTCACAATAGAAAGTGGAGTAGGAAAAGGCACTATGGTTGAAATCTTGTTAAGAGAGGATGGTTAGAATGCCAACTATTTTGTTAGTTGATGACGAATTAAGGATGTTAGATTTACTTGAACTTTATCTTACTCCAAATGGTTTTACATGTATTAAATTTGATTCTGGAGTTGAAGCGTTAAACTATCTAGAAGAAGGAAATGAAGCTGATTTAATGCTTTTGGATATTATGATGCCCGATAAAGATGGATGGGAGATATGCCAGGAAGTTAGAAGTAGTTCCAAGATTCCAGTAATAATGCTAACCGCGCGTAATCAAACCGTTGATATAATAAAGGGTTTGAATACAGGAGCTGATGATTATATCGTTAAACCTTTTAGTGAAGGAGAACTGATTGCTCGTCTTAGAGCAGTATTAAGGAGAGCTTCAACGGAAAATCAGGAGATTAACTATAAAGGGTTATTATGGAGTCGAGAAAATCACCTGTTAAAATATGAAGATCAAGAAATACAAGTGACTCCAAAAGAGTTTAAATTAGTAGGATTACTCTTACAATACCCAAATAGAGTGTTTAGTCGTGAAGATTTATTAACCTCAGTATGGGGGTACGATGCTGAAATTGAAGGAAGAACAATTGATTCACATGTGCGAAATGTAAGAGATAAACTACGTAAAGCCAACTTTCCTGTAGATAACCACCTTCAAACTGTGTGGGGATTAGGCTATAAATGGGTAGACAGCAATTAGAGCAAGTTGTTGTTGAGTGGTTATCTACCAATGAACTTATAGCCATATTAATTAGTCTATCCCTTAACATAGTCATAAGTATTTTAGGCATTATACCTAGTATATTTCTTACGGCTGCAAACTTGAAAATATTTGGTTTTTGGGAAGGGACTGTCATTTCATTTTTTGGAGAAGTTATAGGAACTAGTGTATCTTTTTGGTTATATAAAAAGGGATTTAAATCATTTTTAAGAGACAAGACGCGAAATCATCCTAAACTAGATAAACTCTTATCAACTACAGGGAAAGATGCTTTTTTTCTAGTTATAGGTCTGCGTCTATTGCCTTTTATACCTTCCGGATTGGTTACATTCCTTGCTGCTGTTGGAAATATGAGCTTTTTAATATTCTTCTTAGCTAGTACTTTGGGAAAGATCCCTGCCATCGTCTTAGAATCCTATTCAACATATCAAGTAGTAAATCTAACGTTAGAAGGAAAATTAATTTTAGCTGGGGCAGCTCTGTTTTTAATTCTCTATACTGTAAGGCGTAAAAAATCTAACAAATAAAATATTATTGCTCCTTAGATTAACAGAACAATCCGAATGTATGGAGGATGTTCATGAAAAATAGACGGGAAAGAAGGCCATCTAATCAGCCGGATCGGTATACGAAACGATCAGTATTTGCTTTTGTTATGATTTGTTTATTCCTTATAGCCATATTAATTCTAAATCCAGCTTCAAGTAGTTATATTTATACCAACCCTCTAAATCAGTGGTTAAGAAGTTATCCGGCGGAATCCATGATGTACGTAATGGGGACTGAAAATAAGCATTTTAGACAAGTACTTCCAAAAGGGGTTGAGCCCCCTAACGTTTTATCCGTTACTGTTGAGATGTTTACAGGTATTCAGCCACAGCGAATCGCTACCCTTCTTTTAGATGAAGTCCCTGGTTTTAAAACGTTTGATACAAAAATAATAGTGGCAGGTGAAGGAACAAACTACAGCAACCTTCCTATCGAATCTTCTCCACCTATGGATGTGTTATTAAAAGAAAGAGAATTATCTAAAGAAAATCTACAGGAATTAGAAAAGACTGAACAAAGTACGGAACATAAACACGAAGAGCCTTCAAAGAGTACAGAAGGTAAGAAAGTAGCCTTCATTTATCATACACATAGCCGTGAATCTTTTTTGCCTTATTTAAAGGGAGAAGATAATCCAGATAACGCCCATGACTCTAAAGTGAATATTATGTTGGTAGGTAAAAAATTAGGTGAACAGTTAGAGCAAAAAGGAATTGGAACTGAAGTAAATACAACTGATGTAGTAAAAGAGTTAGAATCAAAAGGATTAGATTATCGTAGCTCCTATAAGATGACCAGAGAAATTTTACAAACATCTACTAATCAAAATAGAAATTTAACTTTCTTTTTTGACTTACATCGAGATTCTCAAAGAAGAGCTATTACAACAAAAGAAATTAAGGGTAAAGATTATGCCAGATTATTTTTTATTATTGGTACCGAATATAAGAATTATGAAAAAAACTTACAGTTCGCAAAAGGGTTAAATAATCTTTTGGAGAAGAATTATCCTGGCATATCTAGAGGTATATTTGAAAAAAATAAAAGTCAAGGAAATGGCGTGTACAATCAGGACTTATCAACACATTCCATTATTATAGAAGTTGGTGGAGTTGATAATACGATGGAAGAAATGTACCGGACAACAGATGCGTTAGCAGAAGTAATAGCAGAATATTACTGGCAAGCAGAAGCAGTAACAAATCAATAAATAGACAATCTTTCATAGAAATAAATTTTTAAACGAACCCCACAATATTTTCTGCCTTTTGTGGGGAATTTCTTAATTTTTTTAAAAAAAGGGCTTTTTACCCTTCACATAGGGTAGGGGGGTACCGTATAATGTAATTAAGAAAGGAGGAAATTAAATGGATGAATTAGAAAAAATCACTGACAATGATAGTTGTTGTTCTATAAATAATGAACGTAGAAGTCATCACTCTCCAGAAGTGAAGAAAAATCTAACCAGTAGATTGAATCGTATCGAAGGACAAATTCGAGGGATTAAAGGATTAATTGAGAAAGATACTTATTGTGACGATGTAATTACTCAAATTGCAGCTGTACAATCTGCTTTAAACGGTGTAAGTAAGATATTACTTGAAGGACACCTTAAACACTGTATAGTTGAGCGTGTTCAAGAAGGCGATAAAGAAGTAGTAGAT
This genomic interval carries:
- a CDS encoding cation transporter, whose product is MAHKNEQDESNISCCSSNPSTKLENEVKSDSCCSSNSIALLKEEDYQKKSSCCSLSSSKVVEEKPKEQQSTYCSSNTSSEIKIDSCCSSDSIALTKEEHLQLKSSCCSYSSASEEEEHVSDGTGEKNEYRVYGMDCPACAATIEKILKTLKDIQDVKVNYSTGKLQVVANHQLAFSPIPNLG
- a CDS encoding recombinase family protein, with protein sequence MRKIGYCRVSSSDQNPKRQIIQLQEIGCEIIYQEHTSGASTNRPELQKMLSDLKEDDTIHVTDLTRITRSTKDLFELIDYIKEKRANLNSLKDNWLNLSENNPYSHFLITVMAGVNQLERDLIRMRQREGIELAKEEGKYQGRLRKYHEKHAGMNYAIKLYNEGNMTVKQICDITNVSRSALYRNIKNNKSSLLK
- a CDS encoding PCYCGC motif-containing (lipo)protein, which translates into the protein MHKKSLVVLIMLIVSIVSTACSSSSTSEETASKEKTNATEKEHQQHSEHVSGDIREETASNEILPEFLKNKSEDMQVIYASVAQNKELLENIPCYCGCGESAGHKNNYDCFIYENKENGKVVWDDHGTKCGVCLEIAAQSVSDLKSGKSIKQIRQSIDEKYKSGYAKPTPTPEI
- a CDS encoding ArsR/SmtB family transcription factor, with the translated sequence MAKDRCDIYCYNEEKVNRIKSSIDVEKAQGVTKTLKALADETRLKLVLALYKGEELCVCDVANIVGSTVATASHHLRLLRNMGIASYRKEGKLAFYSLNDEHIKQLIQVLFTEKEEITI
- a CDS encoding multicopper oxidase family protein produces the protein MKKLWLTLILALLVVIGVACSNSEDSMKGHDMSNMKEEDRNNHDMSNMDNTNKGEQSKKEKFPSTRTTQVKTGKEFTLTAKEATHDFGNGTKLPVWTYDGSVPGSQIRVKQGDKVKINLKNELSEPVTIHWHGLPVPNSQDGIPGVTMNAVQPGKTFIYEFTASVPGTYWYHSHQDSVNQIDKGLYGTLIVEGKNEEKVDKDYTLVLDEWISSGESSMEGMDHGSMTSEENKNDTDNSTESMDGMNMNMDMEDDMSMYDLYTINGKSANNMETLKVTEGDTVKIRLVNAGYISHKIHLHGYEFKIVSTDGQPINNPAIIKDQTVTVAPGERYDLVFKANNPGTSYIESHDDTDATKNMVAKIVYDNSKKANDKLNPEESIPNVDITKYGKTTKSEFSLDSKYDVEYKMNLGTAMKDNSMVYTINNRTYPNTEPLNVKEGDVVKVTLKNTSKSADHPMHLHGHFFQVLSKNGKPIEGSPLMKDTLNVKPGEEYVVAFKADSPGNWMFHCHDLHHASAGMVTAVKYKGYKPSFTPDSNANNKPE
- a CDS encoding DEAD/DEAH box helicase, which translates into the protein MNKELSDKIWKKEEFIKDYELLLSEGFKKSFSLFKEDSQLSLLSLKRLLESATIFSTTEEKEYKEAAYKIAINSLLLFKDNLENLHELIEFIMLRLGNFPAIDLMSKKGLKSDAHDKTLPFLSVVESIQKTQENTLQIKDNSFKLTDFQKELWGYLGLGLTVSLSAPTSAGKSFILQNFIMDKLITNNRFNAIYVVPSRALITQVSNTLMKSMKDNNLTNVSISTVPNISKDNHYEKEVYVLTQERLQILLKDHPEKVFDLVIVDESQLISDDDRGVILQFVLENLLNIHKETQIIFASPLTENPQLLPKIFGIEKFKSIKEEESSVSQNLIFLNVENNQIQLETQINQNKVLLGTETLSFNDREASLLSKIAVQFGMGHNNLVYAGGQAKSELIAKEISNLLTEETEDETILHFIDFIKDYIHEEYELVHSLKKGVAFHYGNIPAIIRSTIEDLYSQGKLKYLVSTSTLLHGINLPIQNLFLENPTKGSKNTSEGRKDIPIAPLEFWNLAGRAGRMGIDFQGNVFIINIKDWIENPLNNQLDKNVEIKPAFQRHLVEDSSQLISFIKDKGHTSGNPDSQGLETTFVKLYTHFLSDTLNQTFDNLDSPVSETVRNDISSALKEMYKELEIPGSLVRNNISISPYRQEQMLQYLIKKIDKEGPTKFIPLHPLRDWKEVYDNYLWTFKRIHTNLQKIPGKDRSHFYFAPLAIRWMRGESFSGLIQDAYDFKNKNMKGTPNISTVIREVMSNIEKQLRFRYVKYFSCYLDILKFALDQTGNSSWKENIPNISLYLELGASSRTMISFMELGLSRATASILTIVVKNNNLNTEDVKKWLSKVDLEKLSLPLVCKEEIINLFIYNKLTRP
- a CDS encoding ZIP family metal transporter; the protein is MHIEMNLLFTIGSLLGLLVGGGLLKIVSYVVQGRIQFMYAICGGILLGLLFFDILPSTWHIYDLQGVLLGIVVGYIIMLCIDLFLHKQNSEISPLQALILLTVAIFFHNVITGITFGITDIHQSTSVFVATILHQIPEGMAIMTVLSVAKVPQLFFLLIIIFLSLSLGGSLLIGESVQASSLKLQALSTGGAIGTLSFVIFHEVIGKAITHFRRLHVWMLIGLGVLIIYFYQYSLSLFHGH